The Plodia interpunctella isolate USDA-ARS_2022_Savannah chromosome 22, ilPloInte3.2, whole genome shotgun sequence genome includes the window TTATCTTGGATACTAGTGACAAGTAAATTTAagatctaaataataattcagtcGTTACACTAAACCAAGGTTAGATTCCTCTAACTACCTATGTGCCCGAGAAAATTAAGCGCATTGCTAAATTTAGTTAATATCGATGTAAAAATGGcacttcattaaaataataacacacaactgttaaaatatttttttaagtcttaaaataatttattttttgacgttaCTCAATCAATCATATTGTTttgtgatataatattatggaggtatgtttatttgttgaatattaatttaaatgtctcACGAGTGCATTAATTTCTCTTACTTCAATGAGCGAAACCTGTGAGTGAAACGAAAGATATAAAGTATGACATGTGATGATGCGtcagagaaaactatagaccCCGACATATCTTCtatttcgctcatacaagacAGAGATGAGCGTATAAGaaatacacgagaagaaaCGCGACAGAGCGCTGACGTCTTTTGTCGCTCAACACTTGCCCGATTCCGTCGCTATGTATTCATGAGATTTAACCTAATTGGATAGGGAAATTGTATAGaaatcttctatctcatttggtcACACTTGACCGTCGtctatatatagttttcttggtATTTGGCCTCACGCCTGGAGGCACGCGATTCATACCAAGTCAGCGTGAGGAAGAGGTTGAGAAAATTACTGTTTGTTTATGTGAAACGAAAGATATCACATTATAACGACTGACGACTATACTATTCTCTGTTTtattagagagagagatgtTGTCAGGCGACGACGGCCGGTTGGGCGCTGGGCTCGGTCCGTAATTGCCGGAGCGTCCTGCGGCACGACACGCGGCGCGAGCCGAGTCGCGGGAAACCGGTTACTCTCTCCACCTTCACTGGCGTCTCGCGTCTGTGGACAacggtaaaaatatatgaatagtATCAAAGACAAACCAACTACACACACATCTTCTTTAAAGGCGTATCCATTTTTTgcgatgggtaaaaaatgttaaactcgcgtcagtgTGTGTAGTGCGAATCTGCTAGTTACAGGCTCACATCGAGTTGATTCGAACTGAGATaagcagctaaccaatcatagtgcgccattgtgacgcaacgatcCACACAGCAATGTGGTTGGTTCGCTAAGTCTCAcatcgaatcaattcgatgGTGAAATGCAAACGCGTGCGCTATtcatcgaaaattcgtaatacattcatttcaagttttcaattcagccggcactcccggagtgcaatccgtttcttctttttattgaCTTGTACAACGCCACCCACCGACCAGtacaaaacatacaataaGGCGTTGTGCCTTACAAATTGGAACGCCAGGATCGAATTTCTGAGTAGCCTATGTTGGAACGAGGGTCATTAACTTTATGCATACCTACcaagtttattcaaaatcgGTCCGcggtttatttgtaaatatgcggaacagacagatagacagactttagcatttttaatattagtatgggtTTAAACAATGCCAGTTTAAATACAATGAATTAGATTTCACCACAGCTTTAAACTGTTAAAAACAATGatcaatgaaaacaaaaccACATTTACGAATACTACTTGACGAACTATACAAAAACTAAAGTTTAGTTTCAAATTAGCATTCGACACATTAAAAACACGATACATGTTGTCACTAACGTTATATTTACGGAAGGAGTAACAAGAAAGACTGACAAAATGATTGTTAAAACGTTGTTAATAGTCGCACATCCGTGGGTTCAGCCACGGTCAGggacttttaaaatattacacactTACGCCTTCGCATATTTAGTGTTTACTCGATACAGTTGCAGGTGTGTTTAGTTACTACAATGTATAGACTCTTTAGTTTTATCGTTTTCGCTATAATATTGCAAGACTCAACATgtattcaaagaaaaaatctaGGTAGATCCATCGGTTTAAAAGATTCCGAGCTGAATTTCTCTCAGCTGGCCAGAAAATATGGATATCTATCGGAGAAGCATACAGTGATAACGGAAGATGGATATATACTGACGAACTTCAGGATGAGAGCGAGACAGTGCGAGGGAAAGAGACCACCAGTTTTAGTGATGCACGGGCTGTTGATGAGTTCGGATAGTTATCTAGACGCAGGCCCACGTGCTGGCCTGGCTTATCTATTGGCTGATGCTTGCTATGATGTCTGGGTCGGAAACTACCGAGGCAACTACTACTCCAGAGCTCATGTCACATTAAACCCAGACAAAGATGCCGATTACTGGAACTTCTCTTACGACCAAATGGGATATTATGATATTCCAGGGATTATAGACTACATTCTGAAAACTACTGGCTATGAAACATTGAGCTATATTGGATATTCCCAAGGTGCTGCGACTGGTTACATAATGTGCTCAGAAAGACCTGGTTATTGTgataaaatgaatttgttcATAAACTTAGCGCCGTCTACAAGACATATTAATTCCAAATCCCGCGCTTCCAGGCGACTAGCACTGACATTTATGAAACACGAGCGAAAATTTGACAGAGCGGGAATACACGAAGTCCTGGGAAAGCCGGAAAGAATACCAGATTTCATCTCCTTCTTCTGCAATTTGAGCGTTGGTGAACCTTTGTGTAGATCAGCTCTGATACTTCTAGATAGTTATCATGCTAGATCATTACCCAGATCAAcagttaaaacattatttggtCACTTCTCAGCAGGGACATCTGTGCACAACATGGCACAGTACGGTCAAGCTATGCTTAGCGATGAATTCCAAAAATTTGACTACGGTCCGAGTAATATTAAAGTATACGGCACTAAAGAAGCACCCAGTTACAATCTAGGAGCGACTACTGCGCCGGTGTTGTTAATCTACGGTCAGCACGATGGTATGGTAGACCCAAAAGATGCTAGATGGTTGGCCTCAAAGCTACCTAATTTGGTCGAAGCATATTTGGTACCAGACAAAAAATGGAACCACATAGACTTCGCGTACAGCAAACACGTCCCGAAAATGATATTCCCGAAAATTCAAGAGTATTtgcttaaatataataacaataataaactggCAGAAGATATGACAGAAGATCCTAATCatgaatgatgatgataacacaattatataatatttattatataaatcgaACAGAATGTTATATATTAAGCGTGATCTTATGTCTAGCAAGCTAATAAAAATGGATAAATAGGAACTACGATAGCGAAAAGCAAAAACGAACAAATTTTCATGCGGGACTTTTCTAATTAATAACTCCTACTCCCTTTATAACTTTGCCCTAGTACCTAGTATATTCATTATCGTTGGACaggcaattaattaattaatagctTTTAGATATCAATTACTTATGGATGATGATTGTGCAGCTTAcaatttatcttatttacatatatttatttatatttgaactaGCTTTCCcctagtcgcctcatacgacatccacgtgaGGTTATTGAGGGACCCTATTCTAGGGCTTGCACATGACTATGAACTATCTG containing:
- the LOC128680013 gene encoding lipase 1-like, producing MYRLFSFIVFAIILQDSTCIQRKNLGRSIGLKDSELNFSQLARKYGYLSEKHTVITEDGYILTNFRMRARQCEGKRPPVLVMHGLLMSSDSYLDAGPRAGLAYLLADACYDVWVGNYRGNYYSRAHVTLNPDKDADYWNFSYDQMGYYDIPGIIDYILKTTGYETLSYIGYSQGAATGYIMCSERPGYCDKMNLFINLAPSTRHINSKSRASRRLALTFMKHERKFDRAGIHEVLGKPERIPDFISFFCNLSVGEPLCRSALILLDSYHARSLPRSTVKTLFGHFSAGTSVHNMAQYGQAMLSDEFQKFDYGPSNIKVYGTKEAPSYNLGATTAPVLLIYGQHDGMVDPKDARWLASKLPNLVEAYLVPDKKWNHIDFAYSKHVPKMIFPKIQEYLLKYNNNNKLAEDMTEDPNHE